In Leptolyngbya sp. 'hensonii', the following are encoded in one genomic region:
- a CDS encoding PEP-CTERM sorting domain-containing protein, translated as MELTVMKNMLREATAVVAVGSFFVALVAGEVQQATAATVAYDFEINLTSGTFAGQTGFGQVTYDDAVLTGFGEEIIEVDDGLSIVFNFAGQDYTEADDVGFDPAVFPSAFFNNGVLNGIDFVVPVLPNTALWLTNNASFSDPANPGCELKLGVCEGTIDTNGIFSASTANSVGAVTYVLVPEPATLAGLLSLSTLGIALGRKRKQAA; from the coding sequence TTGGAGCTTACAGTAATGAAGAATATGCTCAGAGAGGCGACCGCTGTAGTGGCTGTCGGGAGTTTTTTTGTTGCTTTAGTTGCAGGTGAGGTTCAACAGGCTACTGCTGCTACGGTGGCGTATGATTTTGAGATTAATTTGACCAGTGGGACGTTTGCAGGGCAAACAGGTTTTGGTCAGGTTACTTATGACGATGCAGTTTTGACTGGTTTTGGTGAAGAGATTATTGAAGTTGATGATGGGCTATCCATTGTTTTCAATTTCGCAGGCCAGGACTATACCGAAGCAGATGATGTTGGTTTTGATCCGGCTGTTTTCCCTTCTGCGTTTTTCAATAACGGCGTCCTGAACGGGATTGATTTTGTAGTGCCTGTGTTGCCTAATACAGCACTCTGGTTGACCAATAATGCCAGCTTTTCTGATCCTGCCAACCCAGGCTGTGAGCTTAAGCTGGGCGTTTGTGAAGGCACGATCGACACCAATGGTATTTTCTCTGCTTCCACAGCAAATTCTGTCGGTGCTGTAACCTACGTTTTAGTTCCCGAACCAGCTACCCTGGCAGGTCTGCTGTCTCTCAGCACCTTGGGTATCGCTCTGGGACGTAAGCGTAAACAAGCCGCTTAG
- a CDS encoding alkaline phosphatase PhoX — protein sequence MSFSRRKFLTVASASAAGVTMVSPLEAFYARVAQGQNVGTVGFGPLVPKPALNAQDLKNTILGDLSKEALLSLPAGFNYTVLSMTGMPMSDGTLVPAGHDGMAAFPGPNNTIVLVRNHELSSALPANYNYPVSGGPRYSEGSPGGTTTLVVGPDRKLQKHFVSLAGSRTNCAGGPTPWGTWITCEETFSTTTSNGTPVRHGYSFEVVADPNSGVVTPVPLVAMGRFSHEAIAVDPKTGYVYETEDRGDSCFYRFIPAVGKPTKPGDLAMGGTLYALKVKDKPKFNTTNNPFQGGTPGLVKVGETLSVEWVQIDNPDPNSESASTGVGVRYEAQAKGAATFFRGEGCWYGNGLIYFVATQSGPPAVQNLPSPPGNGRGNGQVWAYNPAKETLTLVVEAAASGTLLDEPDNVTVTPFGDLFLCEDSSDDFQYIVGVNAKGELYQFAQNTLFSKVTNDPAKQPFVGNEFAGACFSPDGQTLFVNIQTPGLTFAIWGPWARKGRSR from the coding sequence ATGAGTTTCTCTAGACGCAAGTTCTTAACGGTAGCTAGCGCATCTGCTGCTGGTGTAACCATGGTTTCCCCTCTGGAAGCTTTCTATGCCCGAGTTGCTCAGGGGCAAAACGTCGGGACTGTTGGCTTTGGTCCCCTGGTTCCCAAGCCCGCCCTCAATGCCCAGGATCTGAAGAATACGATTCTGGGAGATCTGAGTAAGGAAGCCTTGCTTTCCCTACCTGCAGGGTTTAACTACACTGTCCTGTCCATGACAGGGATGCCCATGAGCGATGGAACGCTAGTTCCGGCGGGGCATGATGGGATGGCTGCTTTCCCAGGTCCCAATAACACCATTGTTCTGGTGCGTAACCACGAATTAAGCAGCGCCCTACCGGCTAACTATAATTACCCAGTTTCCGGGGGACCCCGTTACTCGGAAGGCTCTCCTGGTGGTACTACGACTCTGGTGGTAGGTCCCGATCGTAAACTGCAGAAGCACTTTGTTTCCCTGGCTGGCAGCCGGACCAACTGCGCCGGTGGCCCTACCCCCTGGGGCACCTGGATCACCTGTGAGGAAACCTTCTCAACCACCACCAGCAATGGGACTCCAGTCCGACATGGCTATAGCTTTGAGGTGGTTGCAGACCCCAACTCAGGGGTGGTGACCCCCGTTCCCCTGGTGGCTATGGGCCGTTTCAGCCATGAAGCCATTGCCGTAGACCCCAAAACTGGCTATGTCTATGAAACAGAAGACCGAGGTGATAGCTGCTTCTATCGCTTCATCCCCGCAGTGGGTAAGCCCACCAAACCGGGTGATCTGGCTATGGGCGGCACTCTCTACGCTCTGAAGGTCAAGGATAAGCCCAAGTTCAACACCACCAACAATCCATTCCAGGGAGGTACCCCCGGCCTGGTTAAAGTGGGTGAAACCCTTTCAGTGGAGTGGGTTCAAATCGATAATCCCGACCCCAATTCTGAGAGTGCCAGCACCGGTGTGGGTGTTCGTTATGAAGCCCAGGCCAAAGGGGCCGCCACTTTCTTCCGGGGCGAAGGATGCTGGTATGGCAACGGTCTGATTTACTTTGTGGCCACCCAGTCTGGACCTCCCGCTGTCCAAAATCTACCTTCCCCTCCCGGCAACGGGCGTGGGAATGGTCAGGTTTGGGCCTACAACCCGGCAAAGGAGACCCTGACCCTGGTCGTTGAAGCGGCAGCCAGTGGAACGTTGCTGGATGAGCCCGACAACGTAACCGTGACCCCCTTTGGGGATCTGTTCCTGTGCGAAGACAGCAGCGATGACTTCCAATACATTGTAGGCGTAAACGCAAAGGGTGAACTCTATCAGTTCGCCCAGAACACCCTCTTCTCCAAAGTCACTAACGATCCGGCGAAACAGCCTTTTGTGGGTAACGAATTTGCCGGAGCCTGCTTCTCACCTGATGGTCAGACCCTCTTTGTAAACATCCAAACTCCAGGGCTGACCTTTGCCATTTGGGGTCCCTGGGCCAGAAAGGGTCGCTCCAGATAG
- a CDS encoding MYXO-CTERM sorting domain-containing protein has product MSTKGAEPTGLYFDKFNPNVAYVNVQHADSDVDRTIQITAVPDQGASAMTLAGLGLLGAAVLRRKRQ; this is encoded by the coding sequence ATGTCCACCAAAGGAGCTGAACCAACTGGTCTGTACTTCGATAAATTCAACCCCAATGTGGCCTACGTTAACGTTCAGCATGCAGACAGCGATGTCGATCGCACCATTCAGATTACGGCTGTTCCCGATCAGGGAGCTTCTGCTATGACGCTGGCTGGTCTGGGTCTGCTGGGTGCTGCAGTACTCCGCCGCAAACGTCAGTAA
- a CDS encoding glycosyltransferase family 4 protein — protein MKILVLAWEFPPRIVGGIARHVAELYPELVKQGHQVYLITVEFGQAPHYERVDGMHVHRIPVGSAHSFFHWVGNMNESMGQHSGKVILEDGPFDIIHAHDWLVADAAIALKHTFKIPLVATVHATEYGRYNGIHNDTQRYINAKERELVYNAWRVIVCSDYMRREVERALGSPWNKIDVVYNGIRREKKQLPPNFDYWGFRRRFAADHEKIIYYVGRIAYEKGISVLLRAAPKVLWEMGGQAKFVIIGGGNADQLKHQAWDSGIWHKCYFTGFMSDQDLDKFQMVADCAVFPSLYEPFGIVALESFAARVPVVVSDTGGLPEVVRHSKTGVVTWTNNPDSLAWGILEVLKNPAYAQWLTHNAYEDLERRFSWPKLAQQTEAVYGRVLHERAQVEWT, from the coding sequence ATGAAGATTCTAGTGCTCGCCTGGGAGTTTCCTCCCCGGATTGTAGGAGGAATCGCCCGTCATGTTGCGGAACTCTATCCTGAACTCGTCAAGCAAGGGCATCAGGTTTACCTGATTACGGTTGAGTTCGGTCAGGCTCCCCATTATGAAAGGGTAGATGGCATGCATGTGCATCGGATCCCAGTTGGATCGGCCCATAGCTTCTTCCACTGGGTGGGAAACATGAACGAAAGCATGGGCCAGCATAGCGGTAAGGTGATTCTGGAAGATGGCCCTTTCGACATTATCCACGCCCATGACTGGTTGGTGGCGGATGCCGCGATCGCCCTCAAGCACACCTTCAAAATCCCCCTGGTGGCGACAGTCCATGCTACAGAATATGGTCGCTACAATGGAATCCACAATGATACCCAGCGCTACATTAATGCGAAGGAACGGGAACTGGTTTATAATGCCTGGCGCGTTATTGTTTGTTCAGACTATATGCGTCGGGAGGTCGAGCGGGCTCTGGGTAGTCCCTGGAACAAGATTGATGTGGTTTATAACGGGATCCGACGGGAGAAAAAGCAACTTCCACCCAATTTTGACTATTGGGGGTTTCGGCGGCGATTCGCGGCGGATCATGAAAAAATTATTTACTATGTGGGCCGAATTGCCTATGAAAAGGGCATTTCAGTCCTGTTGCGAGCTGCACCCAAGGTGTTGTGGGAAATGGGAGGACAGGCCAAGTTCGTGATTATTGGTGGGGGCAATGCCGATCAGTTAAAGCATCAAGCCTGGGATAGCGGGATCTGGCACAAGTGTTATTTCACAGGGTTTATGTCTGATCAGGATCTGGACAAATTCCAGATGGTGGCAGATTGTGCCGTTTTCCCCAGCCTGTATGAGCCCTTTGGCATTGTGGCCCTGGAAAGTTTTGCAGCGCGGGTGCCTGTCGTCGTTTCTGATACGGGAGGGTTGCCTGAGGTGGTCCGACATAGCAAAACGGGTGTGGTTACCTGGACCAACAATCCAGATTCTCTGGCCTGGGGCATTCTGGAAGTCTTAAAGAATCCGGCCTATGCCCAATGGCTGACGCACAATGCTTATGAAGACCTGGAGCGCCGCTTTAGCTGGCCCAAACTGGCCCAGCAGACTGAAGCCGTCTATGGTCGGGTGCTACACGAACGGGCTCAGGTGGAATGGACTTGA
- a CDS encoding histidine kinase, with the protein MQASPPKQFNRKEVPLQLLLFVDKRPSSAEQIRQIRDCLEELRSDFHFDLQVVDVGEQPYLAEHFKLVATPSLIKIHPEPRQVIAGSDLVSKLMGCWPRWRRSAEDYTTDFNPAVGLMEQAVSEVDPSGGSIAYSAELLRLSDEIFRLKQEKEELLGQLQFKDRIIAMLAHDLRNPLTATSIALETLEMALNPKDGQPSRLPPGMINQLLKHARTQTRAIDRLITDILQAARGTQAELRIQFRQLDLGELCQDVLDSLRGRMQGKAQQLELDIPSDLPPVHADAERVRQVVINLLDNAIKYTPHEGTIRLSILHRTTQKVQVSICDNGPGIPEEDREVIFEDHFRLKRDEAAEGYGIGLSLCRRIIRAHYGQIWVDTDPTHGSCFHFTLPVFRS; encoded by the coding sequence ATGCAAGCATCTCCTCCCAAACAATTCAATCGAAAAGAGGTTCCTCTACAACTCCTTCTTTTTGTCGATAAACGTCCCAGTTCAGCTGAGCAAATTCGTCAGATTCGAGATTGCCTGGAGGAACTGCGGTCAGATTTTCATTTTGATCTGCAAGTTGTCGATGTGGGGGAACAGCCGTATTTAGCTGAGCATTTTAAGCTGGTTGCCACACCCAGCTTGATTAAGATTCATCCAGAACCCCGTCAGGTGATTGCCGGAAGTGACCTGGTGAGTAAGTTGATGGGTTGTTGGCCCCGCTGGCGACGATCGGCTGAGGATTATACCACCGACTTTAATCCTGCTGTTGGGCTAATGGAGCAGGCCGTTTCAGAGGTAGATCCATCCGGTGGTTCTATTGCCTATTCGGCTGAACTCCTCCGCCTTTCCGATGAGATTTTCCGCCTCAAACAGGAGAAGGAAGAACTGCTGGGGCAACTCCAGTTCAAGGATCGGATCATTGCCATGCTGGCCCATGACTTGCGGAATCCCCTGACGGCGACCTCCATTGCCCTGGAAACCCTGGAAATGGCCCTTAATCCCAAAGATGGCCAGCCCTCCCGGTTACCGCCTGGGATGATCAACCAGTTACTCAAACATGCCCGTACCCAGACGCGGGCGATCGATCGACTGATCACGGATATTCTCCAGGCAGCCAGAGGAACCCAGGCGGAGCTTCGCATCCAATTTCGCCAGTTGGATCTGGGAGAACTGTGCCAGGACGTGCTGGACTCTCTGCGGGGGCGGATGCAGGGGAAAGCTCAGCAACTGGAACTCGATATTCCCTCAGATTTGCCCCCCGTCCATGCTGATGCGGAGCGGGTACGGCAGGTCGTCATTAATTTGCTGGACAATGCCATCAAATACACTCCCCACGAAGGGACGATCAGACTCTCGATTCTGCATCGCACCACCCAAAAGGTGCAGGTCAGTATTTGCGATAACGGCCCCGGGATTCCAGAAGAAGACCGGGAAGTGATCTTTGAAGATCACTTCCGACTGAAGCGGGATGAAGCTGCCGAGGGCTATGGGATTGGTCTGTCCCTTTGCCGCCGTATTATTCGAGCCCATTACGGTCAAATTTGGGTGGATACCGATCCGACCCATGGCAGTTGTTTCCATTTCACCCTGCCAGTGTTTCGATCGTAG
- a CDS encoding FAD-dependent oxidoreductase, whose product MPTQDLVLIGGGHSHAIALRLFGQKPLPGIRLTLLTEQADTAYSGMLPGHIAGLYHHQECHIDLRALTQFAGAVILLDRAIGLNLARQQIFCADRSPIRFDWVSIDIGSTPTLPVVFQATAPGINIPIKPVAQFLQQWQQVIQEVANHPHRPLSLGIVGGGVGGVELALALQQRLEQLLASPELLTLHLFQRGSTLLSGHSIFVQQTFDRILLDRGISVHCKETVCAVAQHQVICKSGLAVTCDRVFWVTEASAPEWLRESGLAVDQRGFLQVHPTLQSTSHPQVFAAGDIATIVGYPRPKAGVFAVRQGKPLFENLCRVLQGRSLQPHYPQQRYLSLIGTGGTTNTPPKAIASWGPLGIGPSPLLWQWKDWIDRRFMAQFQNYPQAAR is encoded by the coding sequence ATGCCAACCCAAGATCTGGTCCTGATTGGGGGGGGCCACAGTCACGCGATCGCCCTGCGGCTGTTTGGCCAGAAGCCCTTACCGGGCATCCGGCTCACCTTACTGACGGAACAGGCAGATACGGCCTACTCCGGGATGTTGCCAGGCCATATTGCCGGGTTGTATCACCATCAGGAATGCCACATCGATCTGCGAGCCCTAACTCAGTTTGCCGGGGCGGTAATCTTGCTGGATCGGGCGATCGGCCTGAATCTGGCACGTCAGCAGATTTTCTGTGCCGATCGATCCCCCATCCGATTTGATTGGGTGTCGATCGATATTGGGAGTACACCAACCTTACCCGTCGTTTTCCAGGCCACTGCCCCTGGGATCAATATTCCCATCAAACCCGTGGCCCAATTTCTGCAACAATGGCAGCAGGTGATCCAGGAGGTGGCAAACCATCCCCATCGTCCCCTCAGTTTGGGCATCGTCGGCGGTGGGGTAGGTGGGGTGGAATTAGCCCTGGCTCTGCAGCAGCGTCTAGAGCAGCTTCTGGCCAGCCCTGAACTCCTGACCCTACACCTGTTCCAGCGGGGGTCTACCCTTCTGTCTGGCCACAGCATCTTTGTACAGCAGACTTTTGACCGAATTTTGCTCGATCGGGGGATCTCAGTCCATTGCAAAGAAACCGTCTGTGCGGTAGCCCAGCATCAGGTGATCTGTAAATCCGGGCTGGCCGTAACCTGTGATCGGGTGTTCTGGGTCACTGAAGCCAGCGCCCCTGAATGGCTGAGAGAATCCGGGCTGGCTGTCGATCAGCGGGGTTTTCTCCAGGTCCATCCTACCCTGCAATCGACGTCCCATCCTCAGGTCTTTGCTGCCGGGGACATTGCCACGATCGTGGGGTATCCCCGACCCAAGGCAGGTGTTTTTGCCGTGCGCCAGGGAAAGCCCCTGTTTGAGAATCTCTGTCGGGTTCTGCAAGGTCGCTCCCTCCAGCCCCATTACCCCCAACAACGGTATCTGAGTTTGATTGGAACTGGAGGGACAACAAACACACCTCCCAAGGCCATCGCCTCCTGGGGGCCACTGGGGATTGGCCCTTCTCCTCTCCTGTGGCAATGGAAAGACTGGATCGATCGACGGTTTATGGCTCAGTTCCAGAACTATCCGCAGGCAGCCCGGTAG
- a CDS encoding putative N-acetylmannosamine-6-phosphate 2-epimerase has translation MLNILGRGLIVSCQAPVASPLHDPIVIAAMAQAAIQQGAVGVRIDTPTHIRAVRQRVQAPLIGLWKQPDPDFEVYITPQFHHAAAIAAAGADIIAIDATRRDRPGGETVATLIAQIHSELHRPVMADVDTLEAAIAAAAAGADLIGTTLYGYTAATRHLTPPGFELLQQLVDQLPLPILCEGGIASPQMAKQALDLGAYAIVVGTAITGIEQQVRAYRAACG, from the coding sequence ATGCTAAACATCCTGGGAAGAGGACTGATTGTTTCCTGTCAGGCTCCGGTGGCGTCTCCCTTGCACGATCCGATCGTGATCGCAGCCATGGCCCAGGCCGCGATCCAGCAGGGGGCAGTGGGAGTACGCATTGACACCCCCACCCATATTCGAGCTGTGCGGCAGCGGGTTCAAGCTCCCCTGATTGGTCTCTGGAAACAACCGGATCCAGATTTTGAGGTGTACATTACCCCCCAGTTCCATCATGCTGCCGCGATCGCAGCAGCCGGAGCCGATATCATCGCGATCGATGCCACCCGGCGCGATCGGCCCGGGGGCGAAACGGTGGCCACCCTGATCGCCCAAATCCATAGCGAACTGCATCGCCCGGTGATGGCGGATGTCGATACCCTGGAGGCGGCGATCGCTGCTGCAGCGGCTGGTGCCGATCTGATTGGCACCACCCTCTACGGTTACACTGCAGCCACCCGCCACCTCACCCCACCGGGCTTTGAGTTACTGCAGCAACTGGTGGACCAGCTTCCCCTGCCCATCCTCTGTGAAGGAGGCATTGCTTCCCCCCAGATGGCCAAACAGGCTCTGGACTTGGGCGCTTATGCGATCGTGGTGGGCACCGCCATCACCGGGATTGAGCAGCAGGTGCGGGCCTACCGGGCTGCCTGCGGATAG
- a CDS encoding ATP-binding protein gives MANSSAHPLTRTLTRTTFQQLRNLLQEMGQPQPETGVFLTEEWLINPTILTSDQVAEFALLASPNFSALLVGRFRAADLTTYDVALTFESGAIAAFLDRLDQTDPDPLVQQKLEQARTILQPNDPGLQSEFTLHLVEVLTGAAAEGSTTIYPPVCRPVEEALRQQVEQERLLNQVSAQIRQSLELPIILETAVQQVRPFLKLDRLLIYQFDNSTNPVQPASQSPNCGRITHESRSGDEILSVLHWTEGDLCFIQVSDSREKYRRGLTQAVSDIETSYPKSHCLLSMLRQIQVRAKLIVPIVVQDELWGLLIAHQCFHPRYWLDNEQEFLQHIARQLEIAIYQAKLYNQIQQEKGHLEQRVVRRTQELYDAMETAEAANRAKSDFLAAMSHELKTPLTCIIGMSETLLRWPLGDLNDRQRRYLQIIHNSGSHLMALISDILDLSQVEAGKAVLRITEFSLSRLAQQSLQTLQEEAQRHEVELVLEVSIIPQQDTFTGDRRRIKQILLNLLSNAIKFTPAGGKVILRSWLEGKTAVFQVEDTGIGIADHQKPLLFNKFQQLDTSYDREYEGTGLGLALTKQLAELHGGRIEVESNLGIGSMFTVWLPPRTAEPSETEPDKVLPEAKIDKGQIILIEEQEEDAMLLCDLLTAANYQVVWIVEGTTAIRQIKMLQPLAVITAMQLPSITGSDIIRSLRETPLVRHVKIMALIDKPIPPEHLSELGADDYLTKPIQPEQFINRLAALLGTPTPAIGSNP, from the coding sequence ATGGCCAACTCTTCCGCCCATCCCCTGACTCGAACCCTGACTCGAACCACCTTTCAGCAATTGCGGAATTTACTCCAAGAGATGGGGCAACCTCAGCCTGAGACAGGGGTATTCCTGACCGAAGAGTGGCTGATCAACCCGACTATTTTAACCTCAGATCAAGTGGCTGAGTTTGCGCTACTGGCTTCGCCAAACTTTAGTGCCCTGCTGGTGGGCCGCTTCCGGGCAGCCGATTTAACGACCTATGATGTGGCCTTGACCTTTGAATCAGGTGCGATCGCAGCCTTTCTCGATCGTCTGGACCAGACTGACCCAGATCCGCTCGTGCAGCAAAAGCTGGAGCAGGCCAGAACAATCCTGCAACCCAATGATCCGGGTCTGCAAAGTGAATTTACCCTGCATCTGGTTGAAGTTCTGACCGGCGCAGCCGCCGAAGGGTCCACCACCATATATCCCCCTGTTTGTCGTCCGGTAGAAGAAGCCCTGCGACAGCAGGTTGAACAGGAACGACTGCTGAATCAGGTCAGTGCTCAGATTCGGCAAAGTCTGGAACTTCCGATCATTCTGGAGACTGCTGTGCAGCAGGTTCGCCCCTTCCTGAAGTTGGATCGACTGCTGATCTATCAATTTGACAATAGTACGAACCCTGTTCAACCCGCCAGCCAGTCCCCCAATTGTGGCCGCATTACCCATGAATCCCGATCGGGAGACGAGATTCTTTCCGTGCTCCACTGGACTGAAGGGGATCTCTGCTTTATTCAAGTATCGGATTCTCGAGAGAAGTATCGGCGGGGGCTGACCCAGGCTGTCTCTGACATTGAAACCAGCTATCCTAAATCCCATTGCCTCCTGAGCATGCTGCGTCAGATTCAGGTGCGCGCTAAATTGATTGTGCCGATCGTGGTCCAAGATGAGCTTTGGGGCCTCTTAATTGCCCACCAGTGTTTTCACCCCCGCTACTGGTTGGACAATGAACAGGAATTTCTTCAGCACATTGCCCGTCAGTTGGAAATTGCCATCTACCAGGCCAAACTATATAACCAGATCCAACAAGAGAAGGGGCATCTGGAACAACGGGTTGTGCGCAGAACCCAGGAGTTATACGATGCCATGGAGACGGCGGAAGCTGCCAACCGGGCCAAAAGCGATTTTCTGGCTGCGATGAGCCATGAACTCAAAACGCCCCTCACCTGCATCATCGGCATGTCAGAAACCCTGCTCCGCTGGCCCCTGGGAGATCTGAACGATCGGCAACGGCGCTATCTGCAGATCATTCACAATAGTGGGAGTCATCTGATGGCTCTGATCAGCGACATTCTCGACCTTTCCCAGGTAGAAGCCGGGAAAGCTGTTCTCCGCATTACCGAGTTTTCCCTCAGTCGTTTGGCTCAGCAGAGTCTGCAGACTCTGCAGGAAGAAGCCCAGCGACACGAAGTTGAATTGGTTTTGGAGGTCAGCATTATTCCTCAACAGGATACGTTTACCGGCGATCGTCGTCGCATTAAGCAGATCCTGCTCAATTTACTCAGCAATGCCATCAAGTTTACCCCTGCCGGGGGGAAGGTGATCTTGAGATCGTGGCTGGAGGGAAAAACTGCCGTTTTCCAGGTGGAAGATACCGGGATCGGGATAGCCGATCATCAAAAACCCCTCCTGTTTAACAAATTCCAGCAGCTCGATACCTCCTACGATCGGGAATACGAAGGCACCGGGCTAGGATTGGCCCTGACCAAACAACTGGCTGAACTCCATGGGGGGCGAATTGAGGTGGAGTCCAATCTGGGAATTGGCTCCATGTTCACGGTCTGGTTACCCCCTCGAACGGCTGAACCCAGTGAGACTGAACCGGATAAAGTCCTCCCCGAAGCCAAGATAGACAAGGGGCAAATCATTCTGATTGAGGAACAGGAAGAGGATGCCATGCTTCTCTGTGATCTCCTGACGGCTGCGAATTATCAGGTGGTCTGGATTGTAGAAGGGACAACCGCGATTCGGCAAATTAAAATGCTGCAGCCTCTAGCGGTGATTACCGCCATGCAACTGCCCAGTATCACGGGGAGTGATATTATTCGATCTTTACGGGAGACGCCACTGGTCAGGCACGTTAAGATCATGGCCCTGATTGATAAACCCATCCCGCCGGAGCACCTGTCTGAGTTAGGCGCAGATGATTATCTGACAAAACCCATCCAACCGGAGCAATTCATCAATCGTCTGGCGGCTCTGTTGGGCACCCCAACCCCAGCGATCGGAAGTAACCCCTGA